In Roseofilum casamattae BLCC-M143, a single window of DNA contains:
- a CDS encoding photosystem II manganese-stabilizing polypeptide has protein sequence MKYRAFISLILVLCLSLITACSGGPAGENLTYDDIKNTGLANNCPQLEEASRGSIALDRSKNYVIDALCLQPNDYFVKEEPTSKRKEAEFVRGRVLTRYTSSLTDVFGDLTFGPDKSLVFSEKGGIDFQIITVLLPGGEEVPFFFTIKDLVATSQPGADSVNTSTDLSGSFRVPSYRGATFLDPKARGVATGYDNAVAVPSSADNEEFTLANVKRVQVGEGEISLQVTKVDPSTGEIGGIFTSIQPSDTDLGAKEAADVKIKGLFYARVEEDLSES, from the coding sequence ATGAAATATCGCGCTTTTATTTCTCTGATCCTAGTCTTGTGTTTGAGTCTCATTACCGCCTGTAGCGGAGGTCCGGCTGGCGAAAACCTCACCTACGATGATATTAAAAACACTGGTTTAGCTAACAACTGTCCTCAATTGGAGGAAGCCTCCAGAGGGTCTATTGCCCTCGATCGCAGCAAGAACTATGTCATCGACGCTCTGTGCTTGCAACCCAACGACTATTTTGTTAAAGAAGAACCGACCAGCAAGCGTAAAGAAGCTGAATTTGTACGCGGGAGAGTCTTGACCCGTTATACTTCTAGCTTAACCGACGTTTTCGGAGACCTTACCTTTGGTCCAGATAAGTCTCTAGTGTTCTCAGAAAAAGGTGGAATCGATTTCCAAATTATTACGGTTCTCTTGCCTGGTGGAGAAGAAGTACCGTTCTTTTTCACGATTAAAGACCTTGTTGCAACGAGCCAACCCGGTGCTGATAGCGTTAATACTTCAACCGATCTGAGCGGTAGCTTCCGCGTTCCTTCTTATCGCGGTGCTACCTTCCTCGATCCGAAAGCGCGCGGCGTTGCAACTGGTTATGATAATGCAGTTGCCGTTCCCTCTAGTGCGGATAATGAAGAGTTTACCTTAGCCAATGTGAAACGAGTTCAAGTGGGTGAAGGAGAGATTTCTCTGCAAGTCACTAAAGTCGATCCGAGCACTGGTGAAATTGGTGGTATCTTTACCAGCATTCAACCTTCTGATACCGATCTAGGTGCCAAAGAAGCTGCCGATGTGAAAATTAAAGGTCTCTTCTATGCTCGCGTTGAAGAAGATTTGAGCGAGTCTTAA
- a CDS encoding WD40 repeat domain-containing protein: MAEQLIGAEKLIGTALSTKELTFQPGYGVAQFEVSVVNYSDRFASFQLDIIAAGGDPSSKRTWYSLSPEISTKKPPGDTTTFVVEIHKTPIIGFVGLVNLTIQIFSLELGVEERHILRLRVEKGVGELVITAQLPNSNLQGYPNTDLDIPLRLYNPSSKDLPATIALKSATPWLSLPPASFNLPANQWLDYRLTCALPDIDRAIAGVSYAAQIEIAHPEGPPAQLDAFIQIFPQGQILLEVPNLSQTIPQKRPWIPFLSGGMGTWYRPTLIYPLLLENQSNQEYQATIDLPLKEKEKSPLTLELIPPNHTLSPTATETFDLKVDTPRPWIGWTIERSIPISVRLTRSEFPTNQLRDELDVRQPLLQEQPFSQPSLINGQQTLILKLFPIIPRWLQGLFVLLLLWLVWWLLHGQYYYIKHQAAVTAVQFNGLADRILSSSVDERIQSWIVEKKRLEFVGTPAETDKAIRTVKYRPVDNNEMAIGLENGEIQLWHLLSTDSTPLRAFAYQKDDRVMDLEFTADSRYLFSGHGSGLVAKWYVGRDFDSGDNPNEPELTQTFDFAIADIAFVGKERDILAISGRYNQLIFWDPQRNITGSLSISEGTATGQDNYITSLATVEQKPFMLAIADNQGRIGIWDVRSCLDSLSFSNSSDLLSCEQLDSWEDGHRTRAVRSLAFSADGLYLTSVGDDGRVILWPLRNTGERLTKYLQGQTIATHYQPLNAVDLAIIPSWKNNTDLLIQIVTGGDDGQVRLYQVNTIKN; the protein is encoded by the coding sequence ATGGCGGAACAACTTATTGGTGCGGAAAAGCTTATTGGTACCGCGCTCTCGACCAAAGAGCTAACCTTTCAACCCGGTTATGGAGTAGCTCAGTTTGAAGTCAGCGTCGTTAACTATAGCGATCGCTTTGCCAGCTTTCAGCTCGACATCATTGCCGCCGGTGGCGATCCCTCCTCCAAGCGCACTTGGTATAGCCTCTCTCCAGAAATCAGTACCAAAAAACCCCCTGGAGACACCACCACCTTTGTTGTCGAAATTCATAAAACCCCAATTATTGGCTTTGTCGGACTCGTCAACCTCACCATCCAAATTTTTTCACTCGAACTTGGAGTAGAAGAGCGACATATCCTGCGCCTGCGAGTTGAAAAAGGAGTCGGCGAGCTAGTCATTACCGCCCAACTGCCCAACTCCAATTTACAAGGCTATCCGAACACCGATCTCGACATTCCCCTACGGCTGTACAACCCCAGCTCTAAAGACCTTCCGGCAACCATTGCCCTGAAAAGTGCCACCCCCTGGTTGAGCCTGCCTCCCGCTTCCTTCAATCTACCCGCGAACCAGTGGCTCGACTATCGCCTCACCTGCGCCCTTCCCGATATCGACCGGGCGATCGCCGGAGTCTCCTATGCCGCCCAAATCGAAATTGCTCACCCCGAAGGCCCGCCCGCCCAACTGGACGCATTCATTCAAATCTTTCCCCAAGGTCAAATCTTGCTCGAAGTTCCCAACCTCAGCCAAACCATTCCGCAAAAACGTCCTTGGATACCCTTCTTGAGCGGCGGCATGGGAACTTGGTATCGTCCTACTCTTATCTATCCGCTTCTCTTAGAAAATCAAAGCAATCAAGAATACCAAGCCACCATTGACTTACCCCTCAAGGAGAAAGAAAAATCTCCCCTCACGTTAGAATTAATCCCTCCCAACCATACTCTTTCTCCCACAGCGACCGAAACCTTCGATCTAAAAGTGGACACTCCCCGTCCTTGGATTGGATGGACGATCGAGCGTTCTATTCCTATCAGCGTTCGACTCACTCGGTCTGAGTTCCCAACCAATCAACTTCGCGATGAGCTGGATGTGCGCCAACCCCTCTTACAAGAACAACCCTTTTCCCAACCTTCTCTGATTAACGGGCAGCAAACTCTTATCCTCAAGCTCTTTCCAATTATTCCTCGATGGTTGCAAGGATTGTTTGTTCTGCTGCTTCTATGGCTTGTTTGGTGGCTGCTGCACGGCCAGTACTACTACATTAAGCATCAAGCTGCAGTAACTGCCGTACAATTCAATGGATTGGCCGATCGCATTTTGAGCAGTTCTGTAGACGAGCGCATTCAAAGTTGGATCGTTGAAAAAAAACGTCTGGAATTTGTCGGTACTCCAGCGGAAACGGATAAAGCCATTCGCACGGTGAAATATCGACCGGTGGATAATAATGAAATGGCCATCGGTCTGGAAAATGGCGAAATTCAATTGTGGCATTTGCTCTCAACAGATTCAACTCCCTTGCGCGCCTTTGCCTACCAAAAAGACGACCGAGTGATGGATCTCGAATTTACTGCGGACTCCCGTTATTTATTTAGCGGCCATGGCAGTGGATTAGTGGCCAAGTGGTATGTGGGTCGCGATTTTGACTCTGGCGATAATCCCAACGAACCCGAACTCACCCAAACCTTTGATTTTGCGATCGCTGATATTGCCTTTGTCGGAAAAGAACGAGATATCCTCGCCATTAGCGGCCGCTACAATCAACTGATTTTCTGGGATCCCCAACGCAACATCACGGGAAGTCTCTCCATCTCCGAAGGCACCGCTACCGGACAGGATAACTACATTACCAGTCTGGCAACCGTCGAACAGAAGCCATTTATGCTCGCCATCGCCGATAATCAAGGTCGAATCGGCATTTGGGATGTGCGATCGTGCCTCGACTCTCTCTCCTTCTCTAACAGCAGCGATCTTCTCTCCTGCGAACAGTTGGATAGCTGGGAAGACGGTCATCGAACCCGAGCCGTGCGCTCCCTTGCCTTTAGTGCTGATGGGTTGTACTTAACCAGTGTTGGCGACGACGGCCGCGTTATCCTCTGGCCCCTGCGCAATACGGGAGAGCGACTCACCAAATATCTGCAAGGACAAACCATCGCCACCCACTATCAACCCCTAAATGCCGTCGATCTCGCCATCATTCCATCCTGGAAAAATAACACCGATCTTCTTATTCAAATCGTCACTGGAGGCGACGACGGCCAAGTCAGGCTCTACCAAGTCAACACGATTAAAAATTAA
- a CDS encoding FAD-dependent oxidoreductase gives MSKTEEILSKLPGDVMAGLRRADGLWTGVRESSLSSSTVVAIADTEIRQTPARAVDVVVCGGTLGILVACALQLGGIRVAVLERGVLRGREQEWNISRAELQVLVELEMLTEEQLDRAIASEYNPARISFPGGEDIWVKDILNIGVDPVFLLETLKQRFLEAGGVLLENTPFEGATVYRDGIIVNAGKTEIQARLLLDAMGHFSPISRQARGGKKPDAVCLVVGSCATGYPKNDTGDLFVSFTPAMHDCQYFWEAFPARDGRTTYLFTYVDADRDRFSLEFFYEEYLRWLPEYQGVSLEQLTFQRALFGFFPCYRNSPLTLPFDRILPIGDSSGSQSPLSFGGFGATIRHLQRLTAGITDALNSDALGSNELALLQPYQPNLSVTWLFQRSMSLPVGSLSENPLPLVSPNELLAPIFGIMNDLGDEVMNPFLQDVVQFPGLTQTLLKTWLAQPILVLKIIPQVGLPALLNWLGHYSNLAGYSLLDAIASQFESSPSFLSAKQQYVYRRWRDLWHYGSGRDYCDRESSPNVKR, from the coding sequence ATGAGTAAAACTGAGGAAATTTTATCGAAATTGCCGGGAGATGTGATGGCAGGACTGCGGCGAGCCGATGGCCTGTGGACGGGGGTACGCGAGTCGAGTTTATCCAGTTCTACGGTAGTTGCGATCGCCGATACAGAGATTCGGCAAACTCCAGCGCGCGCTGTCGATGTTGTGGTTTGTGGCGGTACATTGGGGATTTTGGTTGCCTGTGCGTTGCAGCTCGGCGGCATACGGGTGGCGGTGCTCGAGCGCGGAGTTTTGCGCGGAAGAGAGCAAGAGTGGAATATTTCGCGGGCGGAGTTGCAGGTGTTGGTGGAGTTGGAGATGCTGACTGAGGAGCAGTTAGATCGGGCGATCGCCAGCGAGTATAACCCGGCGCGGATTAGTTTTCCCGGCGGCGAGGATATTTGGGTTAAAGATATCCTCAATATTGGGGTCGATCCGGTGTTTTTGTTGGAGACTCTGAAGCAACGGTTCCTGGAAGCGGGAGGAGTTTTGCTCGAGAATACGCCGTTTGAAGGAGCAACGGTATACCGGGATGGCATTATCGTTAACGCTGGCAAGACGGAGATTCAAGCACGGTTGCTGTTAGATGCCATGGGTCATTTTTCGCCGATTAGCCGACAAGCGCGAGGGGGCAAAAAGCCGGATGCGGTATGTTTAGTGGTGGGGAGTTGTGCTACGGGTTACCCGAAGAATGACACCGGAGATTTATTTGTCTCGTTTACGCCAGCGATGCATGATTGCCAATATTTTTGGGAAGCCTTTCCAGCGCGTGACGGCCGCACCACTTATCTATTTACTTATGTCGATGCCGATCGCGATCGCTTCAGTCTAGAATTTTTCTATGAGGAATATCTGCGCTGGTTGCCCGAATATCAAGGCGTTTCTCTCGAACAGCTAACCTTCCAACGCGCCCTATTCGGCTTTTTCCCCTGCTATCGCAATAGCCCATTAACTCTACCTTTCGATCGCATTTTACCCATTGGCGACAGCAGCGGCAGTCAGTCTCCCTTGAGTTTCGGCGGATTTGGCGCCACCATCCGGCATTTGCAACGGCTAACGGCAGGCATTACAGACGCTTTGAACTCCGATGCCCTTGGCAGCAACGAGCTAGCACTTCTACAACCCTATCAACCCAATTTATCAGTGACTTGGCTCTTCCAACGCTCCATGAGTTTACCCGTAGGTTCGCTATCGGAAAACCCCTTGCCCTTAGTCTCTCCAAATGAGTTATTAGCTCCCATCTTCGGCATTATGAACGACTTGGGCGATGAAGTGATGAATCCGTTTCTACAAGATGTAGTGCAGTTTCCTGGTTTAACCCAAACCTTACTCAAAACCTGGTTAGCACAACCGATATTAGTGCTGAAAATTATTCCGCAAGTTGGTTTGCCCGCTCTACTGAACTGGTTGGGGCATTATTCTAATCTGGCCGGTTATAGTTTACTCGATGCGATCGCGAGTCAGTTCGAGTCTTCCCCGAGCTTCTTGTCTGCGAAACAGCAGTATGTTTATCGTCGCTGGCGCGATCTCTGGCATTATGGTTCCGGTCGAGATTATTGCGATCGCGAGTCATCTCCTAATGTTAAGCGTTAG
- a CDS encoding D-alanyl-D-alanine carboxypeptidase: MVSRLWINAIVPAIAIGVLTGCESEPGFPPPNPDYSQPELPNGNNSNPTTDNTTDNATGDNTTGNGDSNPPPVVVPPKPSRTVLAAPENPDAEVNARVQQILDNMAAKGYGKSNQGIWMQSGDTLLANYQGTVPLPAASLTKIATSLAVLDAFGPEHQFLTEIGYTGTLENGVIQGDLVIIGGKDPFFVWEDAIAIGNALSELGITGVTGNLVIVGAFYMNYEDNPKTSGALLRQGLNVQLWPDDAYLQFENLPNNTPQPQVSAGGLVKTVKSTPANIQPLLEYSSLPVAELLKKMNQYSNNPMAEMFARMVGGAGIVSQKTAELAGVPAAEIKLINGSGLGEDNKMSPRAAIALFLAIQSLLEPYNMTVGDIVAIVGEDEGILESRPLPKFTVTKSGSLYAVSALAGALPTRDRGTVWFAILNGGSSYEDFREEQEAFLNEFSTQWGAVSRLPKELRPGTSPFSKSRLKRVK; the protein is encoded by the coding sequence ATGGTTTCTCGTTTGTGGATTAACGCGATTGTTCCGGCGATCGCGATTGGGGTGCTGACTGGGTGCGAATCAGAGCCAGGGTTTCCTCCTCCTAATCCGGATTATTCCCAACCGGAGCTACCGAATGGGAATAATAGCAACCCCACCACAGATAACACCACGGATAATGCAACTGGGGATAATACAACGGGTAATGGCGATTCTAATCCGCCCCCGGTTGTGGTTCCTCCCAAACCCTCGAGAACGGTTCTCGCTGCTCCCGAAAATCCGGATGCTGAAGTAAATGCGCGGGTGCAGCAGATTTTAGATAATATGGCGGCGAAAGGCTACGGGAAATCCAATCAAGGGATTTGGATGCAATCTGGAGATACTCTATTAGCCAATTATCAAGGAACAGTTCCCCTTCCGGCTGCTTCCTTAACCAAGATAGCGACAAGTTTAGCGGTTTTAGATGCCTTCGGGCCGGAGCATCAATTTTTGACTGAAATTGGTTATACCGGCACTCTGGAAAATGGAGTAATTCAAGGCGATTTAGTAATTATTGGCGGAAAAGATCCGTTCTTTGTTTGGGAAGATGCGATCGCCATTGGTAATGCGTTAAGCGAGTTGGGCATTACTGGCGTTACCGGAAATCTGGTGATTGTCGGTGCATTTTATATGAACTATGAAGATAATCCCAAAACGTCCGGCGCGCTCTTGCGTCAAGGATTGAACGTGCAACTCTGGCCGGATGATGCGTATTTGCAATTTGAAAATTTGCCAAACAATACGCCGCAACCGCAAGTGAGTGCTGGTGGATTAGTCAAAACGGTGAAAAGTACGCCCGCGAATATTCAACCACTTCTAGAATATTCTTCGCTGCCGGTTGCCGAATTGCTAAAGAAAATGAACCAGTACAGCAATAATCCCATGGCAGAAATGTTTGCGCGCATGGTTGGCGGTGCGGGAATTGTTTCGCAGAAAACTGCCGAACTGGCTGGGGTTCCGGCTGCGGAAATCAAGTTAATTAATGGCTCTGGGTTGGGTGAAGACAATAAAATGTCGCCGCGAGCTGCGATCGCCTTATTTTTAGCGATTCAAAGCTTGCTCGAGCCTTATAATATGACCGTTGGCGATATTGTTGCGATCGTCGGTGAAGATGAAGGCATTTTAGAATCCCGTCCCTTACCGAAATTTACCGTAACGAAATCTGGAAGTTTGTATGCGGTGAGTGCTTTAGCTGGCGCGCTGCCGACTCGCGATCGCGGGACAGTTTGGTTTGCTATCTTAAATGGCGGTAGTTCTTACGAGGACTTCCGCGAAGAACAAGAAGCTTTCCTCAATGAATTTTCGACTCAATGGGGAGCGGTTTCTCGGTTACCGAAAGAGTTAAGACCCGGAACTTCTCCGTTTTCTAAATCGCGCCTCAAACGGGTTAAATAG
- a CDS encoding MFS transporter yields MTGLAKHRLKTAALLGSLYISQYIPLTFIYEALPAFVRQQGMSLETIGLLPLVALPTVFKFLWAPAIDRYGFTQWGHYRFWIIGFQLLAIASAAIAADLSPARNFPLVLGAMFALCLWCASQDIATDALAVGVLTSQERGWGNGIQLSGNYLGAAVGGGGMLVLLDWWGWKPSMLILTGLMLVALLPIFNFRETCVQKNDISQFVLLDLVRFCRRPQIWRWLIVLTLFSTGPMVANTMFRPLLVDIGLSMTEIGLLLGALGYAAGIFGAIAAGLLVTRLGRWRSLLWFCSLRVFAIATYLLPALGVVNLPLLYGVAIAFQFTNGMAMTALFTLMMDRSKLTTPGTDFTLQTSFIYFGGLLTAPLSGFAATSWGYQGAFALALTLALGSVVSILGLVERNLASIESI; encoded by the coding sequence ATGACTGGATTGGCCAAACACCGCCTGAAAACTGCTGCATTGCTCGGGAGCTTGTATATTTCCCAGTATATTCCTCTAACCTTTATTTACGAGGCACTGCCCGCTTTTGTTCGCCAACAGGGAATGTCTCTCGAGACGATTGGTTTGCTGCCTTTAGTAGCATTACCAACCGTTTTCAAATTCTTATGGGCACCGGCGATCGATCGCTACGGGTTTACCCAATGGGGTCACTATCGATTTTGGATTATCGGCTTTCAACTGTTAGCGATCGCTTCGGCAGCGATCGCGGCAGATTTAAGTCCTGCCCGTAATTTTCCTCTCGTACTGGGAGCAATGTTCGCACTTTGCTTGTGGTGCGCCAGTCAGGATATTGCAACTGATGCCTTAGCGGTAGGAGTTTTGACTTCACAGGAACGAGGTTGGGGGAATGGCATACAATTATCCGGAAATTATCTCGGGGCAGCCGTTGGTGGCGGTGGCATGCTCGTCCTACTGGACTGGTGGGGCTGGAAGCCAAGTATGTTGATTTTGACAGGATTAATGCTGGTTGCCCTGCTGCCCATTTTCAATTTTCGAGAAACTTGCGTCCAAAAAAACGATATCTCTCAATTCGTTCTGCTCGATCTCGTTCGTTTTTGTCGTCGTCCCCAGATATGGCGATGGCTGATTGTTTTGACGCTATTTTCGACAGGACCAATGGTTGCCAACACTATGTTTCGCCCCTTGTTGGTAGATATCGGACTGTCAATGACTGAGATCGGCTTGTTACTGGGAGCGCTCGGTTATGCTGCGGGAATTTTCGGGGCGATCGCCGCAGGTTTGCTCGTGACTCGGCTGGGACGATGGCGATCGCTATTATGGTTTTGTAGCTTGCGAGTTTTCGCGATCGCGACTTATCTTTTACCAGCTTTAGGGGTGGTGAATTTGCCCCTTCTTTATGGCGTAGCGATCGCTTTTCAATTTACCAATGGCATGGCTATGACAGCATTATTCACGCTCATGATGGATCGGAGCAAATTAACGACGCCTGGAACGGATTTTACCCTACAAACTTCCTTTATTTACTTTGGCGGCCTCTTGACCGCACCCCTAAGCGGTTTTGCAGCTACCTCATGGGGTTACCAGGGAGCTTTTGCCTTGGCTCTGACTCTTGCTCTCGGTAGCGTTGTCTCTATTCTCGGACTGGTAGAACGCAATTTAGCCAGCATTGAATCCATTTAA
- a CDS encoding ABC transporter ATP-binding protein: MTESSPSLLPLLAPYRIKLIISCLLSILARGLQLVPFILIYLGVTAFLHPPVRPEEVWPLVGIAAIAILLRWIMLAISGRISHQIAYNIIYDIRIKIAEKLGKLPLSYLNRSSTGMLKKIINEDVEYLEQMLAHGIPEGIGLITIFFLTVFVLFLIDWRMALAALGGIPFSIGSQYLLFKDLQPILKDYYESQDCMNATVIEYVRGMPAIKAFTQTVESFDRYEKSVRNYQEIEEKWSRQSLLPWTLFSVSVSLNLIIILPVGLHFFQEGNLSLATLILFLLLGVGVSAPLLRLLESVEVYVQTQKGLERIFTILNEPELPESETLELPQDLTLEFCDVSFAYEKKEVLQNINLKIVPGRVIALVGSSGSGKTTIAKLLGRFWEVSDGEISLGGININRFKLNDLLSKMAFVFQEVSLFNDTIYNNISMGKPNASREEVFFAAKAAQCHDFIASLPQGYNTIIGERGAKLSGGQKQRISIARAILKDAPIVILDEATAFLDPESEAQVQAAISQLVADKTLLVIAHRLFTIVDADRIIVMDKGKICDRGSHAELLETCEIYRHLWDAHLQAKGWTLQERQGAVFNAVSSPTLKP; this comes from the coding sequence ATGACAGAATCATCTCCAAGTCTTTTACCATTATTAGCACCCTACCGAATTAAGCTTATTATTTCTTGCTTGCTTTCAATTTTAGCCCGAGGTTTACAGTTAGTTCCTTTTATTCTCATTTATTTAGGCGTTACCGCTTTTTTACATCCTCCCGTCCGACCCGAAGAGGTTTGGCCGTTGGTCGGGATTGCCGCGATCGCTATTTTACTGCGTTGGATAATGTTAGCAATATCCGGCAGAATTTCCCATCAAATTGCTTATAATATTATCTACGATATTCGCATCAAAATCGCCGAAAAGTTAGGCAAATTGCCTTTAAGTTATCTCAATCGCAGTTCAACGGGAATGCTAAAAAAAATCATCAATGAAGATGTCGAATATCTCGAGCAAATGTTAGCTCATGGTATTCCTGAAGGAATTGGTCTTATAACTATTTTCTTTTTAACAGTATTTGTACTTTTTCTAATTGATTGGCGTATGGCTCTAGCGGCTTTAGGAGGAATTCCCTTCAGTATTGGCTCTCAATACTTACTTTTTAAGGACTTGCAACCGATTCTTAAAGATTATTATGAAAGCCAAGATTGTATGAATGCAACAGTTATCGAATACGTGCGCGGAATGCCTGCCATTAAAGCTTTTACACAAACGGTCGAATCCTTCGATCGCTATGAAAAATCCGTGCGAAATTACCAAGAAATCGAGGAAAAATGGTCTCGGCAATCGCTCTTGCCTTGGACATTATTTAGTGTTAGCGTATCGCTCAATTTAATTATCATTCTTCCCGTGGGTCTGCATTTCTTTCAAGAAGGAAATTTGTCCCTGGCAACATTGATTTTATTTTTGTTACTTGGCGTTGGTGTTAGCGCTCCGTTGCTGCGCTTGCTCGAATCGGTGGAGGTTTACGTACAAACTCAAAAAGGACTGGAGAGAATTTTTACTATTTTAAATGAGCCAGAATTGCCAGAAAGTGAAACTCTAGAATTGCCGCAAGATTTAACCTTGGAATTTTGTGATGTTTCCTTTGCTTATGAAAAGAAAGAAGTTTTACAAAATATTAATTTAAAAATAGTTCCCGGTCGAGTAATAGCTTTAGTGGGGAGTTCTGGCTCTGGGAAAACGACGATCGCAAAATTATTGGGTCGCTTTTGGGAAGTCTCGGACGGAGAAATTAGTTTGGGCGGCATTAACATTAACCGTTTCAAACTCAACGATCTGCTCTCGAAAATGGCATTCGTTTTTCAAGAGGTTTCTCTGTTTAACGATACCATTTACAACAATATTAGTATGGGCAAGCCGAACGCCAGTCGTGAAGAAGTTTTTTTCGCGGCAAAAGCAGCCCAATGTCACGATTTTATTGCCAGCTTACCCCAAGGTTACAATACTATAATTGGCGAGCGAGGTGCTAAACTCAGCGGCGGACAGAAACAGCGCATCTCCATTGCTAGAGCGATTTTAAAAGATGCGCCTATTGTCATTCTCGATGAAGCAACGGCATTTCTCGATCCAGAAAGCGAGGCACAAGTACAAGCAGCTATTAGTCAACTTGTTGCCGATAAAACCTTATTAGTTATTGCCCATCGCCTCTTTACGATTGTCGATGCCGATCGAATTATCGTGATGGATAAAGGCAAAATTTGCGATCGCGGCAGTCATGCAGAACTATTAGAAACCTGTGAAATCTATCGCCATCTTTGGGATGCTCATTTACAGGCAAAAGGATGGACTTTACAAGAAAGACAAGGGGCAGTTTTTAATGCAGTCTCTTCGCCAACATTGAAGCCTTAA